AGCGCCCGGGCAGCGCCGTTCTGGGGTGCGGGAGCCGCGCGGGGCGGGCGAGGGGCCCCTCCCGGCCCGGCCTTGGGGcgggtgccggtgccggtgcgcGCTGTCCGAGGCAGGCGCGGGTCGCGATGCGGTGGAGCCCCCGGCACTCACCCGTGTAGAAGGCGAGGACGGCGACGGGCGCGCCCAGCAGCTGATCGCAGAGCACCTTGCCCAGCacggcgggcgggcggcggccgggcAGAGCCCGCTCCAGAGCCCGCAGCCACACGTAGCTGAAGTTGCCGTGGAAGGCCAGGGCCACCAGCGCCACCCGCCTCGTCTGAGCCCAGTCCGGCGGCTGTCCCCGCAGCAGCTGCTGCGCCGCGTCCCCGGCCGCGAACAGCCCCCCGTAGAGCAGCACGTTGCCGAGCCAGGGGAAGCGCCGCACTCCGCGCAGCAGCGCCCCGGCCATCGCCCGCCGCCGCTTCcgcctcttcttcctcctccttctcctcctcctccttcccccgggcccgcccgccgccgcctcgccaTCCCCGCGGCCCCGGAGcgctccctgtgccagggagggcCGGCTCCCCACGCCGGGCCCCGATGGGTGGGGGATGACCCCGGTGATGGAAGGGCAGCCACACGTCAGCTCGCGGGGTCGCTTCTCAGGTGCCTGTGCATCCACCCCGAAGATGCAGGTGACTGTGTCGCCTGGGCTTTGCTCTAAGTAGCACCATGGGGGTCATTGTGCATTAAGCGTCTCAACTATTGAGTGACAAATGAAAACTAGGCattgtttccttatttttattaattatctCCTTGTTGCGCGCTTACATGAGTAGGTTATGGCTTTTTCATTTCTATATTGCCCTTGTTTTGCAGTCTGAGCAGGGCCGATGCACacctgctgagcagcagcagcccgtGGGGCTCCTCTGCTTTGTCCTCTGCTGCTGAGACAACTTGAGGGGAAAGCCACAAGTGATGTGCGGTTACTGAAGAGACTCGTGTACACACAGAACCAGCGTCACAAAGCGGATCTGGAGTCCCCGTAGTGAGGTGACACCGAGGGTGGCTCGTGTCCCGCAGGCTCGTGTCCAGCCCCCTCGGCCGCGGAAGGAAAGGAGCGCACCCGGGAGCGCCGGGAGCTtccccctgctcctggctgcgGGCTCAGGCTTGACTGAGGGAACCATCTCCAGGCAGGAGGTGGTAGTTCGCTCTGTCACCTGGATTAATGCCTTTGAAACTATCACGAATTCTTCCACGAACGACTACAAATAGTCATGGATAGCTTGTAGATTTAAGTAAATTTTAATAAGAGCGCAGAGCGCGCTGCCCAGCGCTTGGCGGACTCGCTGTCAGGGCCCAGGGGCCCTTCCCGGCTCCTCATCCAAGCACATCTCTGCAAAAAACACCGCCAGCTGCAAACACTGCCATTGAATAACAGCAGTGGCACTAATAGGACGAGGGATATGTACCGAAAAGTAACTCCAGCTtggaagaacagaaataaagctCAGGAAAAGCCCAGGGCTTGGATCTCCGGGGGCTGCTTGTCGGGCGGGAACCCACGGGCAGGTGTGTGCTGTCCGCCGCGGTTGCGCAGCGCTCACGGCGCGGGACCCGTACGCAGAGAAAATGCTTTGGTGCCCCCGTAGGTACAGCAGGGTAACAACCGAGAGGTTCGCGAAGGGACCCTGAGAGCCCTGTCGGGGTCCGACCTGCCGCGACCCGCCGCACCGGGGACTCGAACCCGGGCACTCGCAGCTCCGCTCCGGAGCCGGCGCCCATCGCCGCCCGGACCGCGCTCCCCGCGCATGTGCACGTATCTGTCACTGACCCGGGCTCTCTCCGGGACTGTTCCACCAGCCGGCGCCGGGGGGAGCGACCTCAGACGGTGTGCGTAGAGAaggcccggccccggccctgGCGCGCGTCGCCGCCGCGTAACCCCCCCGCCGGCGCAGCGCAGTGGTGCGTGCGGCCTGGGGCGGGCCCGTTGCCCAGGTGAGCGCGCGGGCGCGGCCCGCCCCGCGCGGCTCCGTCAGCGCTGCCAGCGTGGAGCGGTCGGAGCGGCGGCGCTGGGCCCGCGGCCATGGACGGCTCGCTCGAGAAGGTCTGGGGGCAGCGCCGCGGGGCCAGGGCCTGCCGCGAGCAGCGGGTGCGgtggggccggggccgcggggaGGGGCGTGGGACGGCGGCTGCCGGGGCTCGGTGAACCGCGCCGCGCTGCCCCCGCGGCTGCAGGCGGCTTTGCCTGCCGGAGCTTTGGGGCAGCGGCGGAGCCCCCGGGCCTGTCCCCCCTCGGCCCCCGCAGCCGCCGGTGTGACCGGTATCCGTGTCCCGGATCTGGAACTAGGCAGGATAACTATCAGGAAATGCTTTAAGAgcgtttttttgtttgttttcttttttttaaaacaaagcttATTTCCTCCGAGTGTTAGCCTTCAGCAGGATAGGAGATGAAGTATTACtaaaaatggattattttacccattttttaaatggaaatggagCCGTTCGCTGCGCTGTGTTTGCTGTTCTGCCCGGTGCAGTGTAGAAAGCAAATATTGTCTCAGCGATGCCGAGAGTGCCGGACAGGGCCCGTGTGCCGCTGTCACCGTGAGCCACTGCCCGCTCCGCACCTGTGCCGAGGGTCCTGCCCCTCCCGGAGCTCGTCCCGTCCCTCGGTGCCCCTGGGGACAGCGTGCCTTCGCAATAACCTGCGCTTCGTGTGCTTAAGGCTCTGGATGCACACGCCCCTCTTTGCGTCATTTACTATATGCAGCATGCTCGGTTTTATGTGATCCTTGGGGTGGTCCAGAGAAATTTGAATGGGATGTGTTCCAGTAAAATGGTTAGGAAATTCAGGAAGTGTCTTTCTGACGTGGCCGATGGGTTGGTGGCAAAAAAAGTTTGATATATTGCAAGCTTCCTGAAGAATACACTGTTACAGAGTATTTGTTAGTGTTTAAAAGCTTAGGTTCGTTACTCGTGCTGACAGAAGTGAGTCCTGCTTGTTTTGAAAACTTTTGCTCGAGTAAAACTTAATTGGAATAGTTTGGAGTGTGCTGTCTATGAACTGGACTCAAAGAGAGCATTGGTATGATACAGGGTTATATGAAGAAGGTACAACAGTACAGGGCAAGTGCAGTACTGACCAAGTTCTTTGGTTGACTTGTTCATCATAAGAAGCACTGTAAGAATGAAATACCTAAAAGATGCCCATGTTTTGATTATTCTTGATGTGAGGAATAGTCTGTAATGGTCTGCGAAAACTTGTATGTCTGATTTTTCCATATATGCAGATGGATATATGTCAAGAGTTATCATTTGGCTTACATCCTCTCTTGTTTATCACAACTTTTTTCCACATGAGTGATAAAAGCTGTAGTTCTCTGTATAATAAAATGCCCTAATACAATTATGGTCTTCTAGATATTTAGCAGTAAGTGCCCTCTTGGAATAATCTTTGGTTAAGATTTTGGTGAATCTGTGCAATTTGCAATTTATCAAGTCTTGAGCATGATATGTCAGAAATCTCCCCAAGCTGGGATACGTTTTTCTGCAGAGAATGTCTGTCCACTTATCTCGTGGACATTATTTAAGCATTATCATAGTAGATTTCTGACTATTTTTATTTGAACCATGGATTCTCTCTTTGCTATGTATTTGTACACGTATCTTAGCAGGGTGCCAGTGATGTGAGATGCCCTTTTTAACTTGTATTAACATTTGCTGcaacttttgtatttttcataacCATTTTGGTACAATCACCTAATGAGCTGTAATGCAGTGATGTTGGCATGACTGCAGTCATTAGGGTcttgcaaatggaaaaaaaaaaattagcagatGAGAAACTTCCTGAGAATTGAAAACATTGCACAGTAGGACTGCAATGAAAACTATTGTAGAATCTGACACACAGGTGTGCACACCAAAAATCTCTTGGTTTGATTTTGCAAATTAACTTTTTTCAGCAGAAgtttttttgcattgtttttattatttttaaggtatTGTGTGTCATAAGTTATataattacaattaattttATCTGAAATTCAGAAATCTTTTGTTGGGCTGAACTTGTTTAAATAATTCTGGAAGCCTGTGTTAGATTTCAGAAGTTTGCCTTTACAGAactattctatttttttttccccatttggaTTTGATAGAAGTGACCCATCTTCCGAaggattttaaatttcaagttgAGTGACTTTGTCAGTGGTAAAATAGTGTAAATTCTTTTCTTGTAACTTCTTGCTTTCTCTATAGCAGTATTTTTcctaaacatgaaaaaaaactgttttggtTTCTTGCTCACCTGTGGCTCTTGTCTTTTGTTACTGTGCTATTTACCACAACATCCTGGTAAGTTTTCTGTAAACTcaaggcagcagggctgcatGAAGGGCCTGGTGCCTGTCAGTGGaataaataaagattaaaagagTGAATATCTATAAGCATAAGCCTTGTGATGACACAGTGTCATTTTTATTCAAGCAAAAAAGTAATGaagtgttggcttttttttttgttttgttttattttgttatctTAAACTTTTCTTACCCTGGAGAATACAAACAATGTTCTTTTGGCTGAAGAATACTGATATTGTTTGACATTAATTTACCATTGAgaagaggttttgtttttttataataaaactTTCTTTTAAGGCATTATAATAATGTAGTGGGAAAATGAGCTCACATGAAACAGGGAATGAGCTACACCTGTGAGTTGCTTTGCACAACATTAGTTGACATAAACTGTTTAAAATTCATCCCTTTATTTCATTAGGAGCTCAGcctacagaaatgcaaaatcaaGATTGTAAAACTGGTATAGAAGCAGCATTCTCCCTTTTGaatttgcaattaattttcagttttatcacAGTAGGAGAATGGCCCCATATCCTTTCCCTAGTTGCCAAGTGACTCCAAGGTGTGACATCCTGCCTTATAGAATCATAAACTGTTCACAGTTCAAAGTACTTAATAAAATAGCAACAGATTAGTTACAGAATGGGGAAGTGACTACAAATCAAAGCTATTGCAGGATAACCTTAGGGAGTTGGATTAACACATTTGAAGGCAGTGAATGATAAAGCAGGCTGGATGAGCTATGTCAGGGTCTGTAGGAGGCAGGAGTTATTGGGGTGCTGAATGGACACCCGGAAGGAAAAGCCATGGCTGGTGCCTCCTTAGAGCTTGGAAGGATTTGCGTGTCCTGGAACTCCCCTGGCCAAAGGCTGCCTGTGATCCAGTGGAAGGACTGAGTGCAGAAacttcctgcagctgctttaaCCCCATAAACACCTGTGTTGTCCTGTGGTTCAGGAGGGAGTGTTCAAGAACTCCTCccagagtaattttaaaaaacacttcaTGACTATGAAAGAAATACAGTTTATTACTGCTCTTATTATTGAAGTGTGCTCAGAAACCTTTCTTAACTAAATGGTTTGTTGCTGCAACTTTGCCACACCTATTTCTCTTGCTGCTTAAAATATGCAGAAAGTCTCCTGCTTCCCACCTCCATGCCCTTACTGATGTGAGCAAAGAAGGAACGTAGAGAAAGTTCAGCATTCAGCAGGTAAAGGTGGgctttttctccttccaaaaTTCAGAGGAGAAAATAAGTTACTGCATATCCACTTAGCAactggaaaaaatcagaaagggTTAATTTTCCAATTCAGCCCATATCAGAATTCAAAGACACTGTGGATTTCATAGCATTTTTTTTAGCTTAGTGTAACTTAGGAGTTTTAAGGTTGTATTTTTTGTAGTTATTCTGGCAGATTATTGACATAagtgttttgtgtgtgtaattATTAGTGAGTGAGACAGGATGAGTCACAGGGTAAGGATGTGCAGTTTTTAACGTCTGATGTCATTTCAGCAGGTGGATTTTATGTTAGCAGCCAACAAAAGCAGCTCAGAGCCCTTTTTGTAATGCCTCTACATCCTGAGTCCTCATTTACAACAGATCTGTTTGATACTTGCATGTGATGCTAACAAAGGTTCAAACAACTAACTGCCTTCCAGCCACTGATGATGTTTTATGGCAGCTTGAATTAAATTATATGAGATAATCACAATCAGTAGATTAGTCCAATCATTAGTCCAACCCCTTCAGGGCTTGCAGGAGCAAAAcagttttggttgttttttttttttttttcctgaacttctTTCCAG
The Cinclus cinclus chromosome 16, bCinCin1.1, whole genome shotgun sequence DNA segment above includes these coding regions:
- the BMERB1 gene encoding bMERB domain-containing protein 1 isoform X3; this translates as MAGALLRGVRRFPWLGNVLLYGGLFAAGDAAQQLLRGQPPDWAQTRRVALVALAFHGNFSYVWLRALERALPGRRPPAVLGKVLCDQLLGAPVAVLAFYTGMSILQRKEDIFSDCKKKFWNTYKTGLMYWPFVQLSNFILIPVHLRTAYTGLCGFVWASFICFSQQSGDGTAKSAFMWLQREKVNADEESSDK